The sequence below is a genomic window from Ignavibacteriales bacterium.
ATTTGAAAATGCTCACGATAAAAATTCACTGAGAACTTCGGTACGGATAGGACTTAACGAGTTACTGAAGGGAGGAACGACAACGATTCTTGATATGGGCACACTTCGGAACCAGGAAATTATTTTTGAAGAGTTGATTCAGTCAGGTATAAGAGCCGCTGCAGGAAAATGCATGATAGATCGGAATGATATTTTTCCTCAGTTCAGTTCTTCTACGGAAGCGGAATTGAATGATTCTTATGATCTTGCAAAGACTTTCCATAATTGTGAAGAAGGAAGGATTCGTTATGGGTTTGCACCAAGATTTGTTTTATCGTGCACTGAACATTTGTTAAAGGAGACTGCTTATATGCTGCAGGATTTTCCGGGCAGTATTTATCATACCCATTCATCTGAAAATAAAAATGAAATTGCTGAAGTACATAAGCGATATAACAAAGAGAATATAGAATTGTTTGAATCTCTTGGTGTGTTAAGTGATTGTGCTGTACTGGCACACTGTATACATGTTTCAGACAATGAAATTGAATTACTGCGTAATCACAACGTAAAAGTATCACACTGTCCGTCTTCTAATTTGAAACTTGCATCCGGGATTGCAAATATTCCCCGATATTTAAAAGAGGGGATTTCAGTTTCGCTCGGCGCCGACGGGGCTCCCTGTAATAATAGTCTTAACATCTTTAAAGAAATGATGTTAGCATCATTAATTCAGAAACCGTTTTTTGATGCAACTGTTATGAACGCAAAAACTATTTTCAGAATGGCAACTATAGAAGGTGCTAAAGCCTTAAACATTGAAAATGAAACCGGATCAATTGAGGTAGGTAAGAAAGCTGATTTGATTTTGCTGAACATTAATGACTCGATGCATTCGCTTGGTAGTGATGATGAAAATATTTACTCATCCATTGTTTATTCTGGCTCATCACAGGATGTTAATGATGTAATGGTAAACGGCAGATGGCTTGTAAAAAACAAAAGCTCTTTGATCTTCGATGATAACGAACTGTATGCAAACGGAAGTGAAGAATTGGCAAACCTGTTAAAGAGAGTGTAATGAAGAGAATAATTTTTGCTTCAAAGAATAAGGGAAAAATTTTAGAAGTGAGACATATACTGAATGATTGTAATATTGAATTGCTTTCATTACTGGATTATGACGGCTTTCCTGATATTATCGAATCAGGAGTAACCTTCGAAGAAAACGCAAAAATAAAAGCTGAGGCTGTATACAATCATTTTAGAATTCCAGCTATTGCAGATGATTCCGGAATTGAAGTCAAACAGCTTGGATGGAAACCGGGGGTTTATTCAGCAAGATATGCAGGTGAGAACGCAACGGATGATGATAATAATAAAAAATTAATCAATGAAATTAGCAGATTTCCTGAACCTCATCACGCAAGATATTTTTGCTGCGCAGTTTATTTTGATGGATATAAAATGAACCCGGCGTTTGGAGAAATAAAGGGAAGAATTATTTTTACTCCGCGCGGCACAAATGGATTTGGATACGATCCTTATTTTGTTGCTGATGATTATGATGTAACAATGGCTGAGCTTCCGCCTGAAATAAAAAACTCAATCAGCCATCGCTTCAGAGCGTTTAATGAAATCAAAAAGTTTTTAAAATAATCGGAGAAATTATGAATCTAAAAAAGTTGATAATATTATTTTTGCCAATTGTCTGTGTGTTTGTTTTAGTTTCCTGTAAAAGTGCCTCGACCGAGCCACAGCCACCTCCTGATACAAGAAATTTTTTCCCTGTAACAAACGGTACTATGTATAAATTTAGTTTGACGCAAACTGATACCCTTGGTAACCCATCAAATGGAACAAGAATCAGTTTGATAAATGGGGTAACCAATATCGACAGCACTGAATATCAGATTCAACTTGACAGTGTTTTTATTGCAAGCTCGACGATAGTTTCAAACTCATATTTTAGAAAATCAACTAAGGATGATAAATCCACAATACTTATTGCAGTAGATACAACAGGTCTTTATGAATCGATTCCACCTGAGTACCTTCAATATTTAACAATTGACGAAGAAATTCTCGCATTTTCTTTTCCTTTAACTAGTTTAGTCA
It includes:
- a CDS encoding amidohydrolase family protein; this encodes MNEKKIIIPSRIVSADKNNTVYRNHILEISGDKISGIKEFNADEIKNFGGEVYDAQNLTLCPGFIQTHIHLCQTLFRGLADDLQLLDWLQYKIFPFENAHDKNSLRTSVRIGLNELLKGGTTTILDMGTLRNQEIIFEELIQSGIRAAAGKCMIDRNDIFPQFSSSTEAELNDSYDLAKTFHNCEEGRIRYGFAPRFVLSCTEHLLKETAYMLQDFPGSIYHTHSSENKNEIAEVHKRYNKENIELFESLGVLSDCAVLAHCIHVSDNEIELLRNHNVKVSHCPSSNLKLASGIANIPRYLKEGISVSLGADGAPCNNSLNIFKEMMLASLIQKPFFDATVMNAKTIFRMATIEGAKALNIENETGSIEVGKKADLILLNINDSMHSLGSDDENIYSSIVYSGSSQDVNDVMVNGRWLVKNKSSLIFDDNELYANGSEELANLLKRV
- the rdgB gene encoding RdgB/HAM1 family non-canonical purine NTP pyrophosphatase, with product MKRIIFASKNKGKILEVRHILNDCNIELLSLLDYDGFPDIIESGVTFEENAKIKAEAVYNHFRIPAIADDSGIEVKQLGWKPGVYSARYAGENATDDDNNKKLINEISRFPEPHHARYFCCAVYFDGYKMNPAFGEIKGRIIFTPRGTNGFGYDPYFVADDYDVTMAELPPEIKNSISHRFRAFNEIKKFLK